In Oceanobacillus sp. FSL K6-2867, one DNA window encodes the following:
- a CDS encoding GNAT family N-acetyltransferase — MFETERCYINLFRKNDFADVKKIFLNEDVRRYLGGIRDEESTSAILTSMLNSSDEAFYWVIREKQSNNFIGLVSLDPHHNSIFLELSYQLLPNWWGNGYATETARTIIHFSLYELKLKKIVAETQSANISSCSLLERLGMQLEYKIIRFGAEQAIYSIKPS; from the coding sequence ATGTTTGAAACTGAGAGATGTTATATTAATCTTTTTAGGAAAAATGATTTTGCCGATGTAAAAAAAATATTTTTAAATGAGGATGTGAGAAGGTACCTGGGTGGTATACGGGATGAGGAATCAACCTCAGCGATATTAACCAGCATGCTAAATTCGTCGGATGAAGCATTTTATTGGGTAATAAGGGAAAAACAATCCAATAATTTTATAGGCTTAGTTTCATTAGATCCTCATCATAATAGTATTTTCCTTGAACTATCCTATCAATTATTACCGAATTGGTGGGGAAATGGTTATGCAACAGAGACAGCCAGAACAATAATTCATTTCTCTCTATATGAATTAAAACTAAAAAAAATAGTCGCGGAAACTCAATCTGCAAATATAAGTTCTTGTAGCCTCTTGGAAAGATTAGGTATGCAATTAGAATATAAGATTATTCGCTTTGGTGCTGAACAAGCGATTTATTCAATTAAACCATCTTAG
- a CDS encoding GNAT family N-acetyltransferase, whose translation MTMDLKKCTIKDLHTLQKISCETFNDTFKKQNSPENMNAYMDKAFDLEQLEEELSNMSSQFFFVYFNNELAGYLKINTDNAQSEKMGEDALEVERIYIRNKYQKVGLGKYLLNKAIEIAMELSKRKIWLGVWENNENAIAFYSKMGFIKSGTHSFYMGNEEQIDIIMIKNLINIS comes from the coding sequence ATGACTATGGATTTAAAAAAATGCACTATCAAAGATTTACATACACTTCAAAAGATTAGTTGTGAAACATTTAATGATACATTTAAGAAGCAGAATTCGCCAGAAAATATGAACGCTTATATGGATAAAGCATTTGATCTAGAACAATTAGAAGAAGAATTGTCTAATATGTCTTCGCAATTCTTTTTTGTTTATTTTAATAATGAACTCGCTGGTTATTTAAAGATTAATACTGACAATGCTCAGTCTGAAAAAATGGGTGAGGATGCCTTAGAGGTGGAGAGGATTTATATTAGAAATAAATACCAAAAAGTCGGTCTTGGTAAATATTTATTAAACAAAGCTATTGAAATTGCTATGGAACTTAGTAAAAGGAAAATTTGGCTGGGTGTATGGGAAAACAATGAAAATGCTATTGCCTTTTATAGTAAAATGGGATTTATTAAGTCTGGAACTCATTCATTTTATATGGGGAATGAAGAACAGATTGATATTATAATGATTAAAAACCTGATAAATATCTCATAA